The genomic interval TCGAAGGATCCACCTGGTGGCCGCGCCTACGTTGGAGGCACGCGCTCACTCAGGTCCGTCGTACACCACTCTGCTGGGACTCCACTGGGGCGGTTCACACCCACCCTGCAGGGCGACGGCGTAACGACAGCATCGAGGAGCTCCCTACGAGGGGATGAGCAAGAGAAGTGGGCAGGCAGGCAAGGCCTCGCGCGCCGTAAGACAGCGCAGTGTCAAGCACACGCCAATCACACATTATCCTGCTTTGCGCCCAGTTGCTCACGCTCACATAACAATCCGCCCGAAGAGCGATCCCACTCGGTCGTCACATGGAGGCGGCACAGGACTTAAGACCCCAGGCGAGTTGTGCGCTGAATTGAGCGAAAGGATCCTGCCCGGCGTGCTAGCTCTCACCACCCAAGGCCGCCGACGCTGACGGTGGGCATGAGCGCGGGCCCGGCCTGCGGCGTGATGGTCTGGGCGGCGCTCTTGTCGAGGGCCGCGGCGTGCAGCCACGCCTCAAGGATTTGGCGGGCGGACTGGCGCCAGAACGCGTCGTCGTGGTCCCGCGGTTGCCGTCCTCGCTGCCGGCCACCCGGGTCGCGGCGGCGGGTAGCGACCGAGAGGGTCCTCGCAGCGGGCGATCGGGTTCCAGGCCACCTCGGTGTAGCCCTCGGTGGTCCGGTCGCTCGGCGGGCTGAAGGCGACCACGCGCACGACGGTGCGTCCTTGGCGCGCGGAGACGGTCGCTTCGGACAGGTCGACCTTGGCCGACCGATCAGCGCGGCGCCCGGCACTCCGCGGGCGACAGGAAGCGCTCGCGCGCTATGGTCCGGACGGCGCTCTGAAGGGTCACCTCGCAGAACGCGACCCAGCCGACACGGGGAGGTGGCGTGGCCGTTCGACCAGGCATCCTCGGCATCGATGAGGGCACCACCGGCACGCGCGCCGCCGTCGTTCTCGCGGACGGCTCCATCGGGCCGGTCTTCTACGAGCCACTAATGGTCTCCACGCCGGACGGCCGACGGGTCGAGCAGGACGCCGGCGAGATCTGGGCGAAGACCAGCGACGTCGCGCGGCAAGCCCGCGCCTGGGCCGAGGCGAACGGCGTGCAGCTCGCGGGGCTCTCCATCGCCAACCAGCGGGCAACGAGCGTGCTGTGGGACCTCCGCGACGGGACGCCGCTGGCCCCGGCCGTCGTGTGGCAGGACCGCCGGTACGCCGACGAGCTCGCGGACCTCGCGGCCGAGTGGGACGACCGGCTGATCGCCGCGACCGGGCGGCCGGTCGGCACGCGGTCCCCGCTGCTGTGGCTCACCCGCTGCATCCGCGAGGTGCCCGCCGTCGCGGACGCGTTCCGTGCGCGCCGGCTCGCGTTCGGCACGGTCGACGCCTGGCTGCTGCACCAGCTCACCGCCGGGCAGACCCGCACGTTCTCGGCCACCAACGCGCAGTCGATCGGTGGGCTCGTCCTCGACGACCTGACCTGGCTGCCGGGCTGGTTGGCGGCGCTCGGCGTCCCCGGCGGCGTCCTCCCGGTCGTCACCAACGACGCGGGAACGCTCGGCACCACCGATCCTGGGGTCCTCGGGGAACGGCTCCCGATCGCCGCAGCCGTCGGCGACCAGCACGCCGCCTGGGTCGCACTGGGCGCGGACCGCGCTGGCGACACGACCGTCGTGCACGGCACCGGCAGCTTCGTCAGCATGCTCACCGGGGCCCCGCCGGCGGCGTCGCACGAGATCGACAACGCGCTGTACGAGATCGCCTGGCGGACGCCCACCGACAGCCGCGATGCCGTCGAGGCGTTTGCCGCCACCACCGGCGCGGCCGTCGACTGGCTGTGCACCGGGATCGGGCTGTTCAGCGGCCCGGAGCAGCTCGGCGCGCTCGCCGCGAGCGCTCCGCACGCCGCCGCGCCCTGGTTCGAGCCGTCGCTCGCCGGCGTCCGCACGCCGGTGGCCGACCCCTCAGCCACCGGGCTGCTCGGCGGCCTGACCCTGGCAACGGACAAGGCAGCGATTGCCCGCGCCGTCGTTGACGGCGTCGCGCACACGGTCGGCGACCTGGTGGAGGCACTCGCCACCGTGTCGGGCGCCGCGCCGCGGATCCTGCGGTGCGGCGGCGGGCTCGCGCGCAGCGACGTGCTCGCCCAGGCACAGGCCGACCTCCTCGGCGTCCCGGTCGAGCGCGCCGCCGATTTCGACACCGCGAGCCTGCGGGGCGCTGCCTACCTCGCCGGGATCGAGCTCGGCGTCTGGCCGGATCGCGCCGCCGCGCTCGGTACGCTCCCTGGGGGCGACTTGTTCGAGCCGCGGATCTCCGCGCAGGAGCGCGCCGACCTGCGCGGCGCGTGGCAGGTCGCGACCCGACGCCCGACGACCGAAGGGGAGCGATGAGCCGCCATATCCAGCTGCCGGGCCGGCGCGCCAGAACGGGCCGCTTCACGTCGATCCGCCGCACCCCGCTGCAGCTGCCACGGGAGCAGGCCATCGCCGACGTCGACTCCGGCGGCGAGTACGACGTCCTCGTCATCGGCGGCGGCGTCACGGGCAGCTACGTCGCGCTCGACTGCGCCACCCGCGGGCTGCGCGTCGCCCTGGTCGAGAAGGACGACTTCGCCTCGGGCACGTCGTCGAAGTCCTCGAAGATGGTGCACGGCGGCCTGCGGTACATCGAGCAGGGCAACCTCGGCCTGGTCCGGCACGCGCTGCTGGAACGACAGCGGCTGCGGACCAACGCGCCGCACCTGGTCCAGCGGCTGCCGTTCCTGTTCCCCGTGCTCGCCCACGACGGCGTGTTCGACCCGCGGCTTGCGAAGGCCTTCGAGGGTCTGCTGTGGACCTACGACCTCGCCGGCGGCTGGCGCATCGGTCGCCTGCACCAGCGGCTGACCGCGGACGAGGTGCTCAGCCGCGCCCCGCTGCTGGCCGGCGCCGACGTCCGCAGCGGATTCCTCTACTACGACTGCCGGGCGGACGACGCCCGCCTCACGCTCACCATCGCCCGGACCGCCGCGCACTACGGCGCGACCCTGCTCAACGGCGCCCGCGTCACCGGGCTGATCGAGGTCGACGGCCGGGTGCGCGGCGCGCGCGTCGACACCGGCGCCGGCCAGGTCGACGTCCGGGCCCGCGTCGTCGTCAACGCGACCGGCGTGTGGAGCGACACCGTCGACGCCCTCGCCGACCCCGCCCACGAGCCGCGGGTACGGCCCGGCAAGGGCGTGCACCTCGTGCTGCCCTGGACCCGGCTGCGGATCGACGGCACCGTCACCGTGCCGATCCCCGGCCGCAGCCGGCGCGCGACCTGCACCCGCTGGGGCGACTGCGTCATCGTCGGGCTCACCGACACCGACTACGACGGCCCGCTGGACGACGTGCAGTGCACCGGCGACGAGATGCGGTTTCTGCTCGACGGGGTCAACGCCGCGTTCGGCACCGACCTCTCCGACGCGGACGTGGTCGGCAGCTACGCCGGCCTGCGGCCGCTCGTCGGCAGCAAGGAGGGCGCCACGCTCACCATGAGCCGCGACCACTCGATCACCGTCGACGTCCGCGCCATGGTGACCGTCACCGGCGGCAAGCTGACCACCGCCCGCCACATGGGCGAGCTGGTCACCGACCAGGTGGACCGGCTGCTCGAGCGCAACGGCCGGTGCCGCACCAAGACCCTGCCGCTGCTCGGCGGCGCAGGTTACGACGCCGAGGCCACCACGGCCACCGGCGGCCTCGCCGCGCACCTGAGCGGGCGGTACGGCACCGAGGCCGCCTTCGTCAGCGCGCTGATCGCCGAGGACCCCGCGCTCGGCAAGCCCATCGTGGACGGGGCGCCGCACGTCATGGCCGAGGTCGTGTACGCCGCACGCTGCGAGCTCGCCCGGTCGGTCGACGACGTGCTGTCCCGCCGCACCCGGCTGCGGCTGTTCGCGCGCGACCGGTCGGTGGACGCGGCCCCCGCCGTTGCCGAGATCCTCGGTCGCGAGCTCGACCTCGACGCGGCGGAGCGTGACCGGCAGGTCGCCGAGTACGCCGCGAGCATCGCGCACGAGAAGCAGTGCCTGACGACGACCAGCAGCGCCTCGTGAAGGAGAACGCATGATCAGCCGCCAGACGATCACCACCGGGTTCAACCACGGCAACTACCTGCCGAGCCGGCCCAACCCGCCGCGGTACGGCGATGCGACGCCGCCCGGCACCGGCGACGCGTCGCTGCAGCGGGACGTCGTGCCGATCCCCGACGAGGTGCTCGCGAAGCTGCGCGATGCCGCCGAGGCCGTGCACACCGACCGCGACACCGTCGTCCTGCGCACCCGCGACTGGTGGGCCGGATCGATGATCGGCGAGACCGCGGGGCACCCGGCGACGCCGGACGCCGTCATCGTCGAGGCCGGCTCGGCCGACCAGGTCGCGCAGGTGCTGCGGATCTGCCACGAGGCGCGGATCCCGGTGACGCCGTCCGCCGGACGCAGCAACGTCACCGGCGCGGCCCTGCCGGTGCACGGCGGCGTGGTCCTCGACCTGTGCCGACTGAACGCGATCGTCGGCTTCGACCGCGACTCGCTGGTCGTCGACGTCCAGGCCGGGATGTTCGGCGACGCCTTCGAGCAGCAGCTGCAGGAGACGTACGGCGTGACCACCGGCCACTGGCCGTCGGCGTTCGCGATGTCGACGGTGGGCGGCTGGGTCGCCTGCCGCGGCGCGGGCCAGCTGTCCACGCGCTACGGGAAGATCGAGGACATGGTCGTCGGCCTCGACGTCGTGCTCGCCGACGGCCGGCAGGTGACCCTGCAGGACTACCCGCGGGCGGCCACCGGGCCGGACCTGCGCCAGGTCTTCATCGGATCCGAGGGCACGCTCGGCGTCATCACCGCCGTCCGGCTGCGCACCCATCGGCTGCCCGGGTACGCCAAGGCGATCGCGTTCGGCTTCGAGTCGTTCGCCGCCGGGCTGGACGCCTGCCGCGAGATCATGCAGCGCGGCGCCACCCCCGCCGTCCTGCGGCTGTACGACAAGAAGGAGAGCGGCACCCACTTCGGGCACCCCGACACGAACCTGCTGCTGATCGCCGACGAGGGCGAGCCCGCGATCGTCGACGCGATGATCGCGACGAGCGAGGCGGCGTGCGAGGGCGCCGCGCGGCTCGACGACCATCAGGTGTTCGACGACTGGCTCGACGACCGGATGCGGCTCGGCAAGTCCGCCGCGGGCTTCACGCCGGGCCCCGGCTTCGTCGCGGACACCCTCGAGATCGCCGCCGAATGGTCGGCCCTGCCGGCGATCTACGACGATGTCGTCGCGGCGATCGAGTCCGTTCCCGGCACGCTCCGTGCCTCGGCGCATCAGTCGCACGCCTACACCGACGGCGCGTGCGTGTACTTCTCGCTGCGCGGCGACGTCGAGGTGGACCGCCGCCGGGAGTGGTACCGCGCCGCGTGGGACGCCGCGAACGACGTGCTGATCAAGCATCGCGCGGCGTTGAGCCACCATCACGGCTGCGGGCTGCTGCGGGCGCCGTACCTGCCCGAGTCCCTCGGACCCGCGTTCGAGATCCTCGTGTCGATCAAGCACGCGCTGGATCCGCACGGCATCATGAACCCGGCGAAGCTGGGGCTGCCCAGCCCGTTCGGACGCTCGCCCCTCGACTCGTGAGCGCCGCGCCGGAACGGTCATTCCCGCGTCAGTTGTTTCACATTGCTAACGAAACTGTCCACAGCGTAGGTTCGAGGCAACTACAGGAGGTGCCCGATGAGACTCGAGGCCACTGAGCTCACCGACGACGAGCGCGCGCTGCAGCAGGAGGTCCGCTCCTGGCTACGTAAGCGGTTGCCCGTGGGGAGCTATCCTCTCGGGCTGGGCATGTCCGGCGAGATCGATCCGGAGTTCTCCCGGGACCTCGGCGCGCAGGGCTGGCTCGGCATGGCGCTGCCGACGGAGTACGGCGGTCACGGCCGCACCGCCGTCGAGCGGCTGATCGTGGTCGAGGAGCTGCTCGCCGTCGGTGCTCCGGTGGGCTTCCACTGGGTCGGCGACCGGCAGAGCGGCCCGAGCATCGCCAAGCACGGCACCGAGGAGCAGAAGCGCGACCTGCTGCCGCGGATCGCCCGCGGCGAGGTCTCGTTCGCGATCGGGATGAGCGAGCCCGACTCGGGCTCCGATCTCGCCTCCCTACGCACCCGCGCGGTGCGCGAGGGCGACGGCTGGCGGGTCAACGGCACCAAGATCTGGACCTCCGGTGCCTACGAGTCCACGCACATCCTGGCGCTGTTCCGCACCTCCGAGGACAAGCACACCGGCCTCACGCAGTTCATCGTCCCTCGCGAGACCGAGGGCATGTCGATCAACAAGATCCCGTTCATCGACGGCACCCGGCACTTCTGCGAGATCAGCTTCGAGGACATGTACCTCCCGGACTCGCTGCGCATGGGCGAGGTCGGCGGCGGCTGGGGCCAGAACACCGCCGAGCTCGTGCTCGAGCGGGGCGGCGTCGACCGGTGGATGTCGGTCATGCCGATCCTGGAGAACTGGGCGACGTCCCGCTCGGTCGAGGGGGACGCCGCGGCCGCGGCCGATCTCGGCGCGATCGCGGCCCGGTCCTGGGCGTTCCGCGGCATGTCGCTGTCGGTCGCCCGCATGGTCGACGAGGGCAAGAGCCCGGTCACCGAGGCCGCGCTGATCAAGGAGATGGCGACCCGCTTCGAGCAGGAATGCACCGACATCGTCGCCCGCCACTACGGCCGTACGCCGGACCTGCACTCCGACGATCCGCACGAGTCGCTGCTGGCGCGGGCGATCCTGGTGTCCCCGTCGTGGTCGATCCGCGGCGGCACGAACGAGATCCTGCGGACCGTCATCTCGAAGGGACTGAACAAGCGATGAGCGACGTACGAGCCGACCGCGACCTGGTCGCGACCGTCCGCGAGCTGTTCCGCGAGCGGTGCCCCCACGAGGTCGTCACCCAGGCCGAGGCCGACGGCGCAGCACCGGAGAAGCTGTGGGCCGAGGTCGTCGGCATGGGCCTGCACCTCGTCGGCATCCCGGAGGAGGCCGGTGGCTCCGGTGGCACGATCCTCGACGCGCTGGCGATCCTGCACGCCGCCGGCGAGCAGGCGGCGCCGCTGCCGCTCGCCGAGACCATGCTGGCCGCGATGATCCTGGCCGACGCCGGAGCGCAGATCCCCGAGGGCGCGCTGGCCGTCGTCCCACCGACCGCCGAGCTGCGCGTCGAGGGTGACCAGGTGAGCGGCGCGGCCGCACGGGTGCCGTGGGCACGCGGCGCCGAGCTGCTCGTCGGCGTCGTCGACGGCAAGGCGTTCACCGCTCCGGTCGAGGTCACCCGGGAGGGCGTCGACATGGCCGGGATGCCATGCGACGACGTCCGCATCGACGGGACGGTCGTCGGCGACACCGCCGCCGACCTCGGGCTGCTGGGCGCCCTCGCGCGGTCCGCGCAGCTCGCCGGAGCCCTCGAGGCCGCGAGCGACCTCACCCGGCAGTACGTCGGCGAGCGCGTGCAGTTCGGCCAGCCGGTCGGCCGCTTCCAGGCGGTGCAGCAGCACGTCGTGACGCTCGCCCAGATGGCGGCGATGGCGTCGCTGTCGGTCGATCGCGCCGCGCTGGCGACCCTCCGCGGCCCCGCGCCGTTCGAGATCAAGGCGACCAAGCAGGTCATCGACAAGAACGCGACGGTCGCGGCACGCGCCGCCCACCAGGCGCACGGCGCGATCGGCATGACGCAGGAGTACCGCCTGCAGCAGCTCACCCGCCGGCTCTACGCATGGCGCGGTGAGTACGGCGACGAGAAGCAGCTGGCGCTTGAGCTCGGCACCAAGATCGCGGCGCACGGCAAGCTGCACGAGGTCATCGTCGCGGGCTCCGAGATCATCAAGTAGCACCCGGCGGACGTCGCTGCTAAGCGGCAGCGGCGGACCGGCCGGCGAATCCGAGCACGTCTTATCGAGATGGAGTGATCGACGCATGGGAGATCTGCAGGTATCGAAGGAAGGCTATGTAGCGGTTTTCCGGGTGAACCGGCCGCCGCACAACTTCTTCGACCACGCGATGATCAGCGAGCTCGTCGAAGCCGGCGCCCAGGCGGACGCCGATCCGGACACCCGGGCCATCGTGCTGTGCTCCGAGGGCAAGAACTTCTGCGCAGGCGCCAACTTCGGCGACTCCGGCGGTGGGTTCGGCCCGGAGCGCGCCGAGACCTCCCGCAAGCTCTACACGCACGCCGCCGAGCTGTTCCGCATCCAGACCCCGATCGTGGCGGCGGTGCAGGGCGCGGCCGTCGGCGGCGGCCTCGGCCTCGCAGCGATGGCCGACTTCCGCGTCGCCAGCCCGGCGTCCCGGCTGCACGCGAACTTCGCGCGGCTCGGCTTCCACCAGGGCTTCGGGCTCAGCGTGACCCTGCCGCGGCTCATCGGCGAGCAGAAGGCCAGCGAGATGCTGCTGCTTGCCCGCGCGGTGAAGGGCGAGGAGGCGCTGGCGATCGGCCTGGTCGACCGGCTCGCCGACGACCCGTACGCCGGTGCGCTCGAGCTGGCGGGGCAGATCGCGGCCAACGCGCCGATCGCCGTCCGCTCGATCCGCGAGACGCTGCGCGGCTCACTGGCGGACGACGTCAAGGCGGTCCTCGATCGCGAGCTCACCGAGCAGACCGCGCACTGGGCCACCGAGGACTGTGCCGAGGGCATCAAGGCGAACCTCGAGCGCCGCGAGGCGGCCTTCCACAACCGCTGACTTGCCGCCGGCGGCGACGCCGAGAAGCACCCTCGGCGGCGCCGCTGCTGGCAGGATCAGGGGATGTTCACCACCAGGCCTGAGCTCACCGGAACCTTCGGCGCGGTTGCATCCACGCACTATCTCGCGTCGTCCAGCGGGATGGCGGTGCTGGAGACCGGCGGCAACGCGTACGACGCGGCGGTGGCGACCGCGTTCGTGCTGCACGTCGTCGAGCCGCACCTGAACGGGCCCGGCGGCGACGCGCCCATCATGCTGGCGCACGCCGGCAAGGAGCCCGTCGTGCTGTGCGGGCAGGCGCCCGCGCCGGCCGGCGCCACGATCGCGCACTACCGGTCCGAGGGCCTGGAGACCGTGCCCGGCACCGGGCTGCTCGCGCCGTCGACGCCCGGCGCGGTGCCGGCCTGGCTGACCCTGCTGCGCGATCACGGCACGCTGCCGCTGGGCGAGGTGCTGAAGTACGCGATCGGTTACGCGCGGCACGGCCACCCGGTGATCGCCCGCGTGGCGGGGACCATCGCCTCGATGGCCGACTACTTCACGACGCATTGGCCGACGTCGGCCGCGCAGTGGCTGCCGCACGGACGCGCGCCGCAGGCCACCGAGCTGGTCACCAACGAGCCGTACGCGCGGACGCTGGAGCGGCTGTGCGCCGAGGCCGCCGCCGTCGCCGACCGGGCCGAAGGGATCGACGCCGCCCTGCGCGCGTGGAGCCACGGGTTCGTCGCCGAGGCGATCAGTCGCTTCGTCACCACCCCGGTGCGCGACTCCTCCGGCGCCGACCACGCCGGGGTCATGACCGCCGACGACCTCGCCTCCTGGAGCCCGACGTACGAGGAGCCGGTGAGCTATGTCTGGCGGGGGAGCCAGGTCTACAAGTGCGACCGGTGGTCGCAGGGCCCGGTCCTGCTGCAGCAGCTCGCGCTGCTCGATCCGCTGCTGCCGGAGCGCGCCGACGACTGGACCGTCGACATCGTGCACCACGCGATCGAGGCGGCCAAGCTCGCCTTCGCCGACCGCGATGCCTACCACGGAGACTCGGGAGACGACCTGCTCGACGTGGCGGAGCTGCTCGACCCGGCCTACCTCGACCAGCGCCGCGCGCTGATCACCGGCGCCGCGTCCGAAGAGCTCCGCCCCGGCCGGCCCGGTGGCCGGGAGCCACGGCTCGCCTCGGCCGTCCGTCGGGTGGGCGCCAAGCCGCCCTCGAAGGCCGGCATCGGCGAGCCCACGGTCAAGCAGGACGACGTCCCGCGCGGCGACACCTGCCACATCGACGTGGTCGACCGGTGGGGCAACGTCGTCAGCGCCACGCCGAGCGGCGGGTGGCTGCAGGCGTCGCCGTACATCCCCGAGGTGGGCTTCTGCCTCGGCAGCCGGCTGCAGATGTGCTGGCTCGAGGAGGGCCTCCCGTCGTCCCTGCAGCCCGGGCGCCGCCCGCGGACGACGCTGTCGCCGTCGATGAGCGTCGACCTGGACACCGGCCGGACGACGGGATTCGGCACGCCGGGCGGCGACCAGCAGGACCAGTGGCAGCTCGTCTTCCTCCTCGCGCACACGGTCCTCGGCCGCAATCTGCAGGAGTCGATCGATTCGCCGGCCTGGCACAGCGAGGCGGTCGTCTCCTCGTTCGACCCGCGGGTGTGGCGCCCCCTGGTCGTCGCGGTCGAGTCCCGGATGCCCGCCGGCGTCCTCGACGGGCTGCGCGAGCGCGGCCACACGCTCGAGGTCGGCGACCCGTGGTCGCTCGGCCGGCTCTCGGCGGCGTCGTACGAGCCGCGCACCGGGCTGATCCGCAGCGCCGCCAACCCGCGCGGCATGCAGGGCTACGCCGTCTCCCGGTAAGCCGTCTTGAGAACCGTTCCCCAGCGCGGACACCCCTGATGCGGTGGCTTCCGCCTCGCTCACGCCTGTGGCGGTGGCTTGTACCCCGCTATGTAGCCGAAAGCGGGGTGCAACCCACCGCGAGAGGGGAAGCGGTCAGGTCTCGTCGTACTGGTAGAGGTCGTACTGCTGCATGAGCTCGATGAGCTTGTCGGCGTACGCCGGATCGGTTGCATAGCCCGCTTTCGCGACTTCCTTGGCGAACCGGTCGGGATCGTCGACGTGCTCGAACGCCGTCTCGTAGCGCGAGTTGGTGGCCAGGAAGTGCCCGTGGTCGCGGAACGAGTCCTCGGCGCTGCCGTAGGTGCGGAAGCTCGCCACCTGGTTGTGGCAGGCGCCGTCGTCGGTGCACTCCTGCGTGACCTTGTCCATGCAGCCGGTCGCGTACGGCGAGTCGCCGCTGCACTTGATGCCGAAGTAGTTGCGGCCCTTGACCGTGAGCTCCGACTTCGCCCAGTGCGACTCGACGATCGCCTGCGCCAGCGCCACCGAGGCGGGCACGTCGTACTCGTCCATGCCCTCCTGCGCCGGCACGACGGCGTACTCGATGAACGCGGTCGGGTCGGTGGGCGCGCGGCCGGTGCGGACGTCGTCCTCGCCGGAGATCGTCCAGATCGCGGTCGCCGCCACGACGGCGGCCAGCCCGGCGACCGTCCGCCGTCGGCGCCGCAGCATCGCCTCCCGCGCGGCCTTGGTGCGGCGCGGCCGCGCCCGTCCGGATAGGGTGCTGCTCGACTTCTTCGTCGCGACCCGCGACGTGGAGCTCCGGCTAGAGGACGTCTTCGCGGCCTGCGTCCGGGAGCGCGGCGGCGCCGCCGTCGACCGTGCGGTGGCGCTGGTCGACCGGGCAGTGGCGCCGGTCGCCCGGCGGCTGCCGGCGGAGGTGCGGCCGGCGGCTGCGGTGCGGCTGCCGGCGGAGCTGTGGCCGGCGGCTGAGGTGCGGCCGCCCGAACGCTGGGCGACCGACGCCTCAGGCCTTCGCCGCGTAGTCATCGATCTGCTGCAGGATCCGGGTCTTGGTGGCATCGGGCGCGAACGAGCGGCGTACCGCCTCCCGCGCCAGATCGGCGACACCGTCGCGATCGAGCGACAGCAGGTCGGCCGCGATCTCGTACTCGCGGCACAGCGTCGTGCCGAACATCGGCGGGTCGTCGCTGTTGATGGTGACCGGCACGCCCGCCTCGACCAGCGTCCGCAGCGGGTGCGCCTCAAGGGTCTCGACACAGCGGGTGGCCACGTTGGACGTCGGGCAGACCTCCAGGGAGATCTGCCGCTCCGCCAGGACCTCCATCAATCGAGGATCGTGCACGGCGGCGATGCCGTGCCCGATGCGTTCGGCGTGCAGGTGGTCGATCGCGTCCCACATCGTCTGCGGGCCGGTCGACTCGCCGGCGTGCGGGACCGACCGCAGGCCGGCCGAGCGGGCCGCGTCGAAGTGCGGCTTGAACTGCGGGCGCGGCACGCCGATCTCGGGACCGCCGAGCCCGAAGCCCACCAGCGACGAGGGGCCGTGATCGAGCGCGACCATCAGCGTCGTGTCCGCGCCGGGTACGCCGTTCTCGCCCGCGATGTCGAAGATCCACTGCAGCTCGATGCCGAACTCGCGTTCCGCGCCGAGCCGCGCATCCTCGATGGCCTCGACGTACGCCTCAGGCGCGATGCCGCGGATCACCGATGTCTCGGGGGTGCAGGTCAGCTCGGCGTACCGCACGCCCTGGGCGGCCAGGTCCCGCGCGACGCCGAAGGTGAGGGACCGGACGTCCTCAGGTGTGCGCACGAGGTCCACCACGGAGAGGTACAGCTCGACGAAGTGCGCGAAGTCGGTGAAGGTGAAGTACGCGGCGAGCTCGGCGGGGTCGGTCGGGACCGCCCCCGGGTGACGGGACGCCAGCTCGGCCACCACCGCCGGCGACGCCGACCCCACGTGATGCACGTGCAGCTCGGCCTTCGGCAGGCCGGCGATGAACTCTCGCAGCGGATGGTGTGGGGGAACCGTCATGCGGTCTAGTGTGTCTCATACCGGTGCGCATGTGGCGGAACGCCCGCCCGCGGACACCGGCGGATCGCCCGCCATCCCTCGAAGCAGCTCGACGACAAGGTTGATGCACGCAGATGTCGACACCTCCCCGCAACGGCGGCTACCAGCCCGATCCGTACCAGCAGCAGTACGACGCGTACACCGCGCCCCACCAACCGCAGCCCGGGCCCGGCGGCTGGCCGCCGCAGCAGCAGGGCCAGCCGCAGTACGGGGCCGCGCCAGGCTGGCAGCAGCCGGGCCAGCCGCCGTACGCCGCCGGACCCCAGGGGCCGGGGTGGGGCCACGAGCCGCCGAAGAACAACAACAAGCTGCCGATCATCGTCGGGGCGGCGCTCCTCGTCATCGGCGCGGTCGTGGCAACCATCATCATCGTCACGAACAAGTCCGACAGCTCGAGCAGCGCGGCGTCCACGTCGACCAGCGAGCAGGCCTCCGCACCGGACAGCGGCGGCTCCTCCGAGCCGACCGGCTCCGAGCCGACCGACTCCGGATCCGAGCCGAGCGGCGGTTCCGGTGGGTCGAGCAACGGCACGCTGCCGGCCGACTTCCCGGTCCCGCCGAGCGTCCAGGTCGACGACAGCGGCACCTACTGCTCCGGCAAGACGTGCTTCGGCAGCTTCAAGACGGACGATCCGGCCGCGGCGTACGACGACTGGGTCGCCGCGCTCGAGGACGCCGGGTACTCCATCTCCTCGAAGAACATCGCCGGCAAGGGCAAGGACACCATCTGGACGATCGAGGCCGAGGGCCCGCTGTCGATCGCGATCTACTACGCCTCGCAGGGAGCGTTCACCAGCTCCTGATGCCGGCGACGGTGGGGAAGGATCGGCCATGAGAGCGAGCAC from Cumulibacter manganitolerans carries:
- a CDS encoding glucosaminidase domain-containing protein, which codes for MTTRRRPEASVAQRSGGRTSAAGHSSAGSRTAAAGRTSAGSRRATGATARSTSATARSTAAPPRSRTQAAKTSSSRSSTSRVATKKSSSTLSGRARPRRTKAAREAMLRRRRRTVAGLAAVVAATAIWTISGEDDVRTGRAPTDPTAFIEYAVVPAQEGMDEYDVPASVALAQAIVESHWAKSELTVKGRNYFGIKCSGDSPYATGCMDKVTQECTDDGACHNQVASFRTYGSAEDSFRDHGHFLATNSRYETAFEHVDDPDRFAKEVAKAGYATDPAYADKLIELMQQYDLYQYDET
- a CDS encoding gamma-glutamyltransferase family protein, producing MFTTRPELTGTFGAVASTHYLASSSGMAVLETGGNAYDAAVATAFVLHVVEPHLNGPGGDAPIMLAHAGKEPVVLCGQAPAPAGATIAHYRSEGLETVPGTGLLAPSTPGAVPAWLTLLRDHGTLPLGEVLKYAIGYARHGHPVIARVAGTIASMADYFTTHWPTSAAQWLPHGRAPQATELVTNEPYARTLERLCAEAAAVADRAEGIDAALRAWSHGFVAEAISRFVTTPVRDSSGADHAGVMTADDLASWSPTYEEPVSYVWRGSQVYKCDRWSQGPVLLQQLALLDPLLPERADDWTVDIVHHAIEAAKLAFADRDAYHGDSGDDLLDVAELLDPAYLDQRRALITGAASEELRPGRPGGREPRLASAVRRVGAKPPSKAGIGEPTVKQDDVPRGDTCHIDVVDRWGNVVSATPSGGWLQASPYIPEVGFCLGSRLQMCWLEEGLPSSLQPGRRPRTTLSPSMSVDLDTGRTTGFGTPGGDQQDQWQLVFLLAHTVLGRNLQESIDSPAWHSEAVVSSFDPRVWRPLVVAVESRMPAGVLDGLRERGHTLEVGDPWSLGRLSAASYEPRTGLIRSAANPRGMQGYAVSR
- a CDS encoding enoyl-CoA hydratase/isomerase family protein; the encoded protein is MGDLQVSKEGYVAVFRVNRPPHNFFDHAMISELVEAGAQADADPDTRAIVLCSEGKNFCAGANFGDSGGGFGPERAETSRKLYTHAAELFRIQTPIVAAVQGAAVGGGLGLAAMADFRVASPASRLHANFARLGFHQGFGLSVTLPRLIGEQKASEMLLLARAVKGEEALAIGLVDRLADDPYAGALELAGQIAANAPIAVRSIRETLRGSLADDVKAVLDRELTEQTAHWATEDCAEGIKANLERREAAFHNR
- a CDS encoding adenosine deaminase, giving the protein MTVPPHHPLREFIAGLPKAELHVHHVGSASPAVVAELASRHPGAVPTDPAELAAYFTFTDFAHFVELYLSVVDLVRTPEDVRSLTFGVARDLAAQGVRYAELTCTPETSVIRGIAPEAYVEAIEDARLGAEREFGIELQWIFDIAGENGVPGADTTLMVALDHGPSSLVGFGLGGPEIGVPRPQFKPHFDAARSAGLRSVPHAGESTGPQTMWDAIDHLHAERIGHGIAAVHDPRLMEVLAERQISLEVCPTSNVATRCVETLEAHPLRTLVEAGVPVTINSDDPPMFGTTLCREYEIAADLLSLDRDGVADLAREAVRRSFAPDATKTRILQQIDDYAAKA